The following proteins come from a genomic window of Frankia casuarinae:
- a CDS encoding cytochrome P450, whose product MAVTTDSVFAGADAGTGVAADHGKPLPDQAPDLLAALFDPANRPNPYPLYARLRAAGRLHETPFGLRVATRHDDCVAVLSNQSWGHDQEAHQLHPTLPAEEFPATFLWMEPPDHTRLRGLVSKAFTPGRVADLRPRITALVDDLLDTALRAGEFDLIETIAYPLPLTIICEILGVPAADHGIIQIWSQALARAFDPDVLMSPEALAERNDAIPEFLAYFRALVARSRRSGGDDLLSALAAVEEQGDRLTEDELLGTCVTLLIAGHETTVNLVGNGALALLRNPDQTALLRDEPDLIRPAVDELLRYDSPIHLNTRAATREMTVGGRTFSPGEGVVALIACANRDPEAFDDPDRLDVRRYVAGSGASRHLSFSLGHHYCLGAPLALLEMEIFLAGFLHRVRSAELLVDSPPYKSNLLIRGLAELPVRFRG is encoded by the coding sequence ATGGCAGTCACAACCGATTCCGTATTCGCCGGGGCGGACGCCGGTACCGGCGTCGCGGCCGACCACGGGAAACCGCTCCCGGACCAGGCGCCTGATCTGCTGGCCGCGTTGTTCGATCCCGCGAACAGGCCGAATCCCTATCCGCTCTATGCGCGCCTGCGGGCAGCCGGCCGGCTGCACGAGACGCCGTTCGGACTGCGGGTCGCCACCCGGCACGACGACTGTGTAGCGGTACTGTCCAACCAGAGCTGGGGGCACGATCAGGAGGCCCACCAGCTGCATCCCACCTTGCCCGCCGAGGAGTTCCCGGCGACGTTCCTGTGGATGGAGCCGCCGGACCACACCCGGCTGCGCGGCCTGGTGAGTAAGGCGTTCACCCCGGGTCGGGTCGCCGATCTGCGGCCGCGTATCACCGCCCTCGTCGACGATCTGCTCGACACCGCGCTGCGGGCCGGAGAGTTCGACCTCATCGAGACGATCGCGTACCCGCTGCCACTCACGATCATTTGTGAGATCCTCGGGGTGCCGGCGGCCGACCACGGCATCATCCAGATCTGGTCGCAGGCGTTGGCCAGGGCGTTCGACCCGGACGTCCTGATGTCTCCGGAGGCGTTGGCGGAGCGTAACGACGCCATCCCCGAGTTTCTCGCCTACTTCCGTGCGCTGGTCGCGCGCAGCCGCCGCAGCGGTGGCGACGATCTGCTCAGCGCGCTGGCTGCCGTCGAGGAGCAGGGTGATCGGCTGACCGAGGACGAACTGCTCGGCACCTGCGTGACCCTGCTGATTGCCGGCCACGAGACGACGGTCAACCTGGTCGGCAACGGGGCGCTGGCGTTGCTGCGTAACCCCGACCAGACGGCGTTGCTGCGCGACGAACCGGATCTCATCCGGCCCGCCGTCGACGAGCTGCTACGCTATGACTCCCCGATCCACCTCAACACCCGGGCAGCGACCCGGGAGATGACGGTGGGTGGCCGAACCTTTTCCCCGGGTGAGGGTGTGGTGGCGTTGATCGCTTGCGCCAATCGTGATCCGGAGGCATTCGACGACCCGGACCGTCTCGATGTGCGCCGCTACGTGGCAGGCTCCGGCGCGTCCCGGCACCTGTCGTTCAGCCTCGGTCACCACTACTGCCTCGGCGCGCCGTTGGCGTTGCTCGAGATGGAGATCTTCCTGGCGGGGTTCCTCCACCGGGTCCGGTCCGCCGAGCTTCTCGTCGATTCGCCGCCCTACAAATCCAACCTGCTCATCCGAGGACTGGCGGAGCTCCCCGTCCGCTTCCGGGGATAG
- a CDS encoding LysR family transcriptional regulator, translating into MDFRYLVSFLAIAEELHFGRAAARLHLAQPSLSQQLQRLERDIGVELVNRTSREVRLTPAGRAFEMEARRLLEQARQAVRAAREAASGRTGRISIGFNFPAGERVLQPTLLRLNADYPNVSTTLWEARSGPQLSALTAGKLDVALVFAGPLAAQLRSHRVFTVPLVALVGRNHPWADRRQVSFRELAGQGCVLFRREQSPAMHDAILAAADRCGIRLSVAEEVDDSGATGIVVTTRPVVAFASADRGAHVPTKGPVAVRLVDPVPTVGAYAVWRPDPQPVVTAFLNSLDAAGPFLGPPSLDPSRSDEPATGPAPRPRSTPAALTSVTAGACSLIRQA; encoded by the coding sequence ATCGATTTCCGATACCTCGTCTCTTTCTTGGCGATCGCAGAAGAACTCCACTTCGGCCGGGCCGCGGCCAGGCTCCATCTGGCCCAGCCCTCTCTCAGTCAGCAGCTCCAGCGTCTCGAACGTGACATCGGTGTCGAACTGGTCAACCGGACCTCCCGGGAGGTCCGGTTGACCCCGGCGGGCCGGGCCTTCGAGATGGAGGCACGACGTCTGCTGGAACAGGCACGACAGGCGGTCCGGGCGGCCAGGGAGGCCGCTTCCGGCCGGACCGGTCGGATCTCCATCGGGTTCAACTTCCCCGCCGGGGAACGGGTCCTCCAACCCACCCTGCTACGGCTCAACGCTGACTACCCGAACGTCTCGACCACTCTCTGGGAGGCTCGCAGCGGCCCCCAGCTGTCCGCCCTCACCGCGGGAAAACTCGACGTCGCGCTCGTGTTCGCCGGGCCTCTCGCGGCCCAGTTGCGGTCCCATCGGGTCTTCACCGTGCCGCTGGTGGCGCTCGTCGGGCGAAACCATCCGTGGGCGGACCGTCGCCAGGTCTCGTTCCGGGAGCTGGCGGGCCAGGGATGCGTGCTGTTCCGCCGGGAACAGAGCCCGGCGATGCACGACGCTATCCTCGCCGCCGCCGACCGCTGTGGCATCCGCCTGAGTGTGGCAGAGGAGGTCGACGACTCCGGCGCCACCGGCATCGTCGTCACGACCAGGCCGGTGGTGGCCTTCGCGTCGGCGGATCGCGGCGCGCATGTGCCCACGAAGGGCCCCGTCGCGGTGCGGCTCGTCGACCCGGTACCGACTGTCGGCGCGTACGCGGTCTGGCGTCCGGATCCGCAGCCCGTCGTCACGGCCTTCCTCAACAGCCTCGACGCCGCCGGGCCGTTCCTGGGACCGCCGTCCCTGGATCCGTCCAGGTCGGACGAGCCGGCGACCGGCCCGGCACCAAGGCCGCGGAGCACGCCCGCGGCCTTGACCTCGGTGACCGCCGGTGCGTGCTCGCTGATCCGGCAGGCCTGA